From the genome of Sphingobacterium kitahiroshimense, one region includes:
- a CDS encoding pyridoxamine 5'-phosphate oxidase family protein: MSQENIINREEARQKIKELAEGINYCFFCTDLKQPPFESTPMSVQEVDDQGNIWFLASKESDKYKNINQDKQVQLYFSDPSSMEYLALYGSAKAVDDQQRIDKYWNKFVEGWFEKGREDPNIILFKIVPEKAHYWDTKHHKLVSYAVTLINAIGGDLGDQGREGDILV; encoded by the coding sequence ATGAGTCAAGAGAATATTATAAACAGAGAAGAAGCTCGACAAAAAATCAAAGAGCTTGCCGAAGGCATCAATTATTGTTTTTTCTGTACCGATCTGAAACAGCCACCATTCGAATCCACTCCGATGAGTGTTCAAGAAGTGGATGATCAGGGCAATATCTGGTTTCTTGCATCAAAAGAAAGCGATAAATACAAAAATATTAATCAGGACAAACAAGTACAGCTGTATTTTTCAGATCCTTCTTCCATGGAGTACCTTGCTTTATACGGAAGTGCGAAAGCCGTCGATGATCAGCAAAGAATTGACAAATACTGGAATAAATTTGTAGAAGGTTGGTTTGAAAAAGGCCGTGAAGATCCCAATATCATTTTATTTAAGATCGTTCCTGAAAAGGCACATTACTGGGATACCAAACATCATAAACTTGTTTCCTATGCCGTCACACTGATTAATGCCATAGGTGGCGATCTGGGTGATCAAGGAAGAGAAGGTGACATCCTGGTATAA
- a CDS encoding SDR family oxidoreductase codes for MKVTTSKHPAYPQPPFKKQDQPVPGVSKKMDPVPDHGEKSYIGNNLLTGQVCLITGGDSGIGKAVAIAMAREGADIAIIYLDEVESEDAADTASWIEKAGRKALLIQGDIREESFCESAIEHTIKEFGRLDILINNAAYQMSYQSVTDISAEEWNKTFETNVSGMFYLTKHAKPHLPKGGSVINTTSVNAYDPNPSLLPYAATKAAIQNYTASLAQQFFEDGSDIRVNAVAPGPVWTPLIPSTIPDHEKFGANTPIGRPGQPAELAPIYVFLASAAASYISGATIPATGGRVTI; via the coding sequence ATGAAAGTTACGACATCAAAACATCCTGCGTATCCGCAACCGCCATTTAAGAAACAGGATCAGCCTGTGCCGGGCGTATCCAAGAAAATGGATCCCGTGCCCGACCATGGAGAGAAATCATATATTGGAAATAATTTGCTAACCGGGCAGGTCTGTTTAATCACCGGCGGAGATTCAGGTATCGGCAAAGCGGTTGCCATAGCCATGGCAAGGGAAGGTGCTGATATCGCAATTATCTATCTGGATGAGGTCGAAAGTGAAGATGCTGCAGATACAGCGAGCTGGATTGAAAAGGCTGGAAGAAAAGCACTGCTGATTCAAGGAGATATACGGGAAGAATCTTTTTGTGAGTCCGCTATTGAGCATACGATCAAGGAATTTGGAAGACTGGATATTTTAATTAACAATGCGGCCTATCAGATGAGTTATCAGTCTGTGACCGATATCTCTGCCGAAGAATGGAATAAGACATTTGAAACAAATGTGAGCGGGATGTTTTATTTGACCAAACATGCCAAGCCACATCTTCCCAAAGGTGGGAGTGTGATCAATACGACTTCTGTTAATGCTTATGATCCTAATCCATCTTTGTTGCCCTATGCAGCGACAAAAGCGGCGATCCAAAATTATACCGCCAGCCTTGCCCAGCAATTTTTTGAGGATGGTTCAGATATCCGGGTCAATGCTGTTGCACCCGGACCGGTGTGGACACCATTGATTCCGAGCACCATTCCTGATCATGAAAAATTTGGAGCCAATACTCCGATCGGCCGACCTGGCCAGCCTGCAGAGCTGGCACCTATTTATGTATTTTTAGCGTCAGCCGCAGCTTCTTATATTTCGGGAGCGACAATACCGGCTACCGGAGGACGTGTCACCATCTAG